A window from Balaenoptera musculus isolate JJ_BM4_2016_0621 chromosome 8, mBalMus1.pri.v3, whole genome shotgun sequence encodes these proteins:
- the LOC118899576 gene encoding LOW QUALITY PROTEIN: olfactory receptor 5D18-like (The sequence of the model RefSeq protein was modified relative to this genomic sequence to represent the inferred CDS: inserted 3 bases in 2 codons) yields the protein MTYYKVWSVGEIITGTIVMDERNQSAGITFVLLGFSEYPYLQVLFFLVFLTIYTVSVXGNLGMIVIIRINTKLHTPMYFFLSHLSFVDFCYSSVLTHILLEILVVDIRTISYVGCMMQFFFACTLVIIEMFMLAVMACDRFVAVCNPLLCTVAVSPKLCILLVAGTYIWGGICSLTITYSLLELSFCGSKLIHGFACEYSAIISASCSDPYFRQMTCFIISTLNEACSVLIILTSYVFIIVTIIKMSSADGLQKAFSACASRLTAVTIFHGTILFLYSVPTSKSSRLFIKVATVSYILVIPMLKPLIYSLRNNDVKETXKVNHTKLFSHSM from the exons ATGACCTATTACAAGGTTTGGTCAGTTGGTGAAATCATTACAG GAACCATAGTGATGGATGAGAGAAACCAGAGTGCTGGAATCACCTTTGTCCTCTTGGGCTTCTCAGAATACCCATACCTCCAGGTGCTGTTCTTCTTGGTCTTCTTGACCATCTATACAGTTTCTG GTGGTAACCTGGGTATGATTGTAATCATCAGAATCAATACCAAACTTCACACCCCCATGTACTTTTTTCTCAGCCATCTCTCCTTTGTTGATTTCTGTTACTCTTCTGTACTTACACACATACTATTAGAGATCTTGGTTGTGGACATAAGGACTATCTCCTATGTGGGTTGCATGatgcaatttttctttgcctgCACACTTGTGATTATAGAAATGTTCATGTTAGCAGTGATGGCCTGTGACCGGTTTGTGGCTGTTTGTAACCCCCTGCTCTGCACAGTTGCTGTGTCTCCTAAGCTCTGTATCCTCCTGGTAGCTGGAACCTACATATGGGGTGGAATATGTTCCTTGACAATCACATATTCTCTTTTGGAGCTATCCTTCTGTGGTTCTAAACTCATACATGGCTTTGCTTGTGAGTATTCTGCCATCATCTCTGCCTCCTGTTCTGATCCCTACTTCAGGCAGATGACATGTTTCATCATTTCTACACTCAATGAGGCATGTAGCGTCCTGATTATTCTCACCTCCTATGTTTTCATAATTGTCACAATCATCAAGATGTCTTCTGCTGATGGACTCCAAAAAGCCTTCTCCGCCTGTGCTTCCCGCCTGACTGCCGTCACCATTTTCCATGGTACTATTCTTTTTCTCTACTCTGTGCCCACCTCCAAAAGCTCACGACTCTTCATTAAAGTAGCCACTGTGTCTTATATACTTGTGATCCCTATGCTAAAGCCCCTTATCTACAGTCTTAGAAATAATGATGTGAAGGAGAC GAAAGTTAATCACACCAAACTGTTTTCTCACTCAATGTAA
- the LOC118899577 gene encoding LOW QUALITY PROTEIN: olfactory receptor 5D13-like (The sequence of the model RefSeq protein was modified relative to this genomic sequence to represent the inferred CDS: substituted 2 bases at 2 genomic stop codons), with protein sequence MMXSEGSQSIIPTFILLGFSEYPEPQVPLFLVFSSIYTVTLVGNLGMILIIIKISSKLHSIVYFFISHLSFVNFCYSTVVTSKLLENFIVEDRTISFSGCIMQFCFACIFGVTETFMLAAMAXDCFVAVCNPLLYSTAISQKLCALLVAGSYSWGIVCSLTLTYFLHALSYCESSIINNFICDHSVSVSCSDTCISQMLCFIIAIFNEVSRLVAILMSYILIFVTFMRMPSSSGCWKTFSTCASHLTAITIFHGTILFLNCIPNPKTSWLAVKVASVLYTVVIPMLNPLIYSLRNKDVKNTFRKLVLLFHSI encoded by the coding sequence ATGATGTGATCAGAAGGAAGTCAGAGTATCATACCCACATTTATTCTCCTGGGTTTTTCAGAATATCCAGAACCCCAGGTTCCACTCTTCCTGGTTTTCTCGTCTATCTACACAGTCACTCTGGTGGGGAATTTGGGCATGATCTTGATAATCATCAAGATCAGTTCAAAACTCCACTCGATCGTGTACTTTTTCATAAGTCACTTGTCCTTTGTCAATTTCTGTTATTCTACTGTAGTGACATCTAAATTGTTGGAGAACTTTATTGTGGAGGACAGAACCATCTCTTTCTCTGGTTGCATTATGCAATTTTGTTTTGCTTGCATATTTGGAGTAACAGAAACTTTCATGTTAGCAGCAATGGCCTAGGACTGTTTTGTGGCAGTCTGTAACCCCTTGCTCTATAGCACTGCTATATCTCAGAAGCTTTGTGCTCTGTTGGTGGCTGGGTCTTACTCATGGGGTATAGTGTGTTCCCTGACACTCACGTATTTTCTTCATGCATTATCCTATTGTGAGTCTAGcatcataaataattttatctgtGACCACTCTGTTTCTGTCTCCTGCTCAGACACCTGTATCAGCCAGATGCTATGTTTTATTATTGCCATATTCAATGAGGTGAGCAGGCTGGTGGCTATTCTGATGTCCTATATACTCATTTTTGTCACTTTTATGAGGATGCCTTCTTCAAGCGGGTGCTGGAAAACCTTCTCCACCTGTGCCTCCCACCTGACAGCCATCACCATTTTCCATGGAACCATCCTTTTCCTTAACTGTATCCCTAATCCTAAAACTTCTTGGCTAGCAGTTAAAGTGGCTTCTGTGCTTTACACAGTGGTGATTCCCATGCTGAACCCCTTGATCTACAGCTTGAGgaacaaagatgtaaaaaacacattcagaaaattagttttgctttttcactcCATATAG
- the LOC118900030 gene encoding LOW QUALITY PROTEIN: olfactory receptor 10AG1-like (The sequence of the model RefSeq protein was modified relative to this genomic sequence to represent the inferred CDS: inserted 2 bases in 1 codon) has protein sequence MQYEEMKAEDKVSTVMQFVLLAFSDLPNPQGLLFGVFSIIYIIILTGNSLRIVITRLDPALQKTMYFFLANFSSLEICYVSVTLPRILVNFWTQDRSISMLDCAAQMSFFLMLGTTEGFLLAMIAYDHSVAICKPLHYPLVMNQKRRIQLAVGSWISGIPVQIGQTXQIFSLHFCNSNQINHFCDIPPIRKLACRDTSVHELSVYVVALLFVAGPFMLILASYSKIVCTILRLPTARGRAKAFSTCSSHLLVVLLFFGSATITYLRPKSSHSAGTDKLLSLFYTIVLPMFNPMIYSLWNKDVIAELRKLLLKK, from the exons ATGCaatatgaagaaatgaaagcagaagacAAGGTTTCCACAGTGATGCAATTTGTACTCCTGGCATTTTCTGACCTTCCGAACCCCCAAGGATTACTCTTTGGGGTGTTCTCCATCATTTACATCATTATCTTAACCGGAAATAGCCTCAGAATAGTAATAACTAGGCTTGACCCTGCACTACAGAAAACCATGTATTTTTTCCTGGCAAATTTTTCCTCCTTGGAAATCTGTTACGTGTCTGTCACTCTTCCTAGGATTTTGGTGAACTTTTGGACTCAGGATAGAAGCATTTCTATGCTGGACTGTGCCGCCCAAATGTCCTTCTTCCTTATGCTGGGAACCACTGAAGGTTTCCTCCTGGCCATGATAGCCTACGACCACTCTGTGGCCATTTGTAAGCCTCTGCACTATCCCCTAGTCATGAACCAAAAGAGGCGTATCCAGCTGGCTGTTGGCTCCTGGATCAGTGGAATCCCAGTGCAGATAGGGCAAAC TCAGattttctctctgcatttctgtAATTCTAACCAAATTAACCACTTCTGTGACATCCCCCCCATTCGGAAGCTGGCTTGTAGAGACACTTCTGTGCATGAGCTGTCAGTCTATGTAGTAGCTCTGTTGTTTGTTGCCGGCCCTTTTATGTTGATACTTGCCTCCTACAGCAAAATCGTTTGCACTATTCTGAGGTTGCCAACAGCCAGAGGAAGAGCCAAGGCCTTCTCCACATGTTCTTCTCACCTGCTGGTTGTGCTTTTATTCTTTGGATCTGCTACCATTACCTACTTAAGGCCCAAATCCAGTCATTCTGCAGGAACTGACAAACTGCTCTCTCTGTTCTACACCATAGTGCTTCCCATGTTCAATCCCATGATATACAGCCTTTGGAACAAGGATGTGATTGCTGAACTGAGAAAATTATTACTTAAAAAGTAG